The region CTTCCGCGCACTCGGCTGGGAAGAAAAAGTGCAAAAGGAGCCCCTTGGGCAACTCGGGGGAGAGGACCCGCTCGATTTACACCGAGCGCGTTCACGCACAAGCGGGCCTGTCTGTGTTCTGATCAGTCATCCGCATGATACAGCCCTGCGTGGGCGATTGCCCTCCGAGAATCAATTTGAACACGGGCCTCGGACGTCTCGAATGCCCTTCGACAATGCCGCGGCTCCGGTCAATGGGGACTCCCTTGCGTTTGGCTTCTCGCGCCCTCGATACGCCGCGTTCCGGATTAAGCCCGGGTTTACACGGGTCCCGCGCTATTGGGGCCCCTGTCTCACTGAGTCGGGGCTCGGGGCTATCCATGCTTCGTTACGAGAACGCGTACCCTATTGACTCACTGGAGCACCGCCTGGctgccgtcgtcgtcgacgtagAGGTAGACAATCAGaaggaacgagagagagaaagacagagagaagtGGTTCCAGGTGAGAAGAGAGGAAGCGGCTCGGCGTGACCGAATGATCCTCGACATCGGCCGTATTTATATTCCTGTTTGCCCGCTGATTCGCCACGGATCTGTGCCCGTTAAAGTCTCTTAAAGATCCAGGACAAACCTCATAACCGGTCAAAATACGCATTCGTTTTCCTAACCGGCGATTCACGCGATCGCTCTCTCTGTACCTGACGCCACTGGTCACGACTAAGGTCTCCTTTTTCCGCGCGCACCATGAAATCGACTGAATTCTCCGGGCTtggagccgagccgagccgagccgagttGGACCGTCGCTGGCGCGACGTTTTCAAATGTGACGGAAATCGTATTAAGCGGAACTAACCGGAAAAGTGGGTTGCGATGAAAAGTCTCGCCGAAAGAAACGAAAGCCGGCTCTAATCTTGAATTTCAGAATGTATACTTAATCcgaattcaaaataaatacactaaaaataattttctgaaagTAGAATATAGGAGAAGTATTACGGTCTCTAGATTTTAATTCCTTATAAAtccttataatatttttaatctttaaaaatagatttcaaCATGTCAGACGGTGTGAGCCTAATATCATTGCACCTAAAAACAAACTTCCCTCCGTTTGCCGATTAGATTAAGCGCAGCCTGCCGATCTGTTATCAATTTTGACTCGTGCAATATTACAGAGGTGCAAGGAGAAACTCAACACCTTGGCGATCTCGGTGATGAACCAATGGCCTGGAGTGAAACTGCGGGTGACCGAGGCCTGGGACGAGGAAGGGACACACGCGGTAGATTCCCTGCACTTCGAGGGACGAGCCGTCGATATAACGACGAGCGATCGCGATCTCTCCAAGTACGGGATGCTGGCGAGACTCGCGGTTGAGGCTGGCTTCGACTGGGTCTACTACGAGTCCAGGTCCCACATACATTGCTCCGTCAAGTCTGGTTAGTAGTTTCCGTCAGAACGCAGTAACAAATCAATTCGAAGGGATGTACGAGTCGCGATCGAATTGTCTTGAATCGCGCCGAAGAAAGCGAGAGCATTAAAAGCGGTCGATCCGCGGACCGTGTGTGGATTTTAATTGCGGTCATTTCGCGTTAATACCCGCGTAAACGCCGCGTCAATAAAGATGAGCGTATAAACTACCGGACAGTAGTTGTAATGATGCCGTTTAATGCAATAAAGATGCTGGAGTCGGTGCAGTTGTGTAATAACGTCGTTTAATGGAACAAGGATACTAAAGTCGCGCTGTTCTTAAATCGCGAATGACAAAGTGACTTGGCGCCTCGAGTGCAtgtattatatagataaatgaCGACATAAAATCATCTAACATTATTGATATTGCTGTAATCTGACTGGGATCGTTAaacttgaataatttttcaaaccaACATCTAGATCCagttaaatgaaataattaaatgaataccGTATTGTTTTCTACTTCTCTCGTGAAAATTGGAGCCACTACCTTGTATGTGTCAGTCTTAAAGATGCTTATTTTACCGACTCCTCCTCCCTCTGCTCATTGAGAGTTACGAGTTACACATGCAATGTAGCAATAATAGAAACGTACGACtacttgtaaatttaaattaaattcaattatttctatcaaGTTTGATTTTAGTTCGgatataatcaattaattaaataattcgaaTATTTCTGTCTAAAATAtctctgatatttttatatatcagaaattttattgaggtttttgaaaataatccgTCACGTgacttttattcaaatttgaatCGAAATCGATTCAATTTTTGAAACGATCCAAACTGAATATCCGAATTTTCTCGAAAACATCCTAAATAACATGCAGACAGCAACACCACTAATTAGTTTTCTCTGTTAATGAAAAACGGTCCGCAGAAAactacaaatttcaaataattatcagatataatatCAAGtagatgtaaataatttataacatatctACTCTATCATGCATGCTAAATTTTGAGGCATGGAGGAAATTTCTGCATACACCAAAAGATGGCTCCtacagtatatatttatttatagagcATCcctaatttaacattttcaaaatcaCGATTTTTGTATTTGGAGAAACACGAGAATGACCCCTTAGAGTAAAGTGATACTTAATTAACCTTGTCGCGCATCTACTTTCTCTTTTGATCCTGGATCCAGTAATATTTATCCGCACGAGAGCAATCAGCGATTCGTGTTCGTTCCAGGCCACGGTTGGGTctcgaatttcaaaataaatgcCGATAAATCAAGGCGTGCCTGTCGGTCCGAATTAAAACCGAGCATAGAAATTGGCGCAAAATCGATACGAGTCGATGTCGAGGGGAACGAAAAGGGGAAACAATGAGGTAGAGGGGAACCGAAGTGTGCAACAAAAAGTGCGAACGCGATCCACGCGCGTTTAACGCTCCGCCAATTTTCACTATAATCACGTTAATTAATCGACAGGCGATTGCGAGCTTAACAAATGGCAACACTTACATTCTCTTTGTACCGTAATTAAAGGATAttctaatttttgaaaatgttattacatttataaagtcCTTCTACATCCGCACGCGTATTTTTATCGCAGTCTTCCTTATagaatatgattttaataacgCTTTGCTTATCTCGGTCGCGCGTAATCAgagtttaaaagaatataaataatacttaatttaGAGGTAACGCCATTTTCGTCAAGACTAGATCTTGGTAGCCTAATAACATTATTCTCGCGTGAATTTTTGTGTACAATCCTTCGCCTTAGCAAATCcttctctttattattatataaataatactttttattatgatatacatttttgctttcttttctctcaatTGTTTCACTGTCttatctctctttcgcttTTAGAATCGTCGTCAGCAGGCAAGTCTAGTGGGTGCTTTCCCGGGAGGAGTCTGGTCCGGACGGAGGACGGCAGTACGAAGAGGCTGGACGAGGTGCATCTCGGCGAGCGTATCGCCGCTCTGGATTCCCGTGGCGACGTTGTGTACAGCGAGGTGATCGCCTTCCTGGACCGTTCTCCATCCGAGAGGAGACAGTTCATCCGCCTGACGACTAAGTCCGGCCGAGTGCTCACGTTAACGCCAGCGCATCTGGTGCCGGTAGAGGGTCGGTCGTCGGTGTTTGCCTTCAGCGTGCAACCCGGCGATAGGATCCTCGTGAGTGACACCGATGCGACGAGCGCGGCGAATGAGGTGGACAGTCGTCTGCGATGGGACAGCGTGGTCGAGACGAAGCTGGTCCTCGAGGAGGGAGTCTACGCCCCGCTTACGATGGAGGGCACCCTTCTCGTAGACGACGTTGTCGCGTCCTGCTATGCCGTCGTTAATAGTCAATCGGTGGCGCATTACTCCTTCCTGCCGCTGAGGATTTGGCACAGCATAACATCCTTTTTCCGGCAAAGGCTGGGCGACCCGCAACACCTCGTGGAGAGACATAACAATGCATCCAGAACGGAACCGACGACAGGAGGAGAGCAAGAGGGCGTCCACTGGTACGCGTCGATGCTCTACTCGTTCGCCTCCTACGTGCTGCCGTCGAAGATGCTCTACAACTGAGATCTTCGATAAGAACGATAGACCTCGTGCTCCGAATCAAGTGTCGAGTGAATCATCGAGCATACGCTCGAGTGTTCAGTGCAAGATTCGAAAGACTTCTCGAAGCCACGAAACTTAGTGTTGATTAATCATCGGGACGTCGCCTCGTCTCTCGGGACTTGATTTTTTATGGATCGTTGTCATGGATTCCGGTTACACGCGTGTCGTTGAGGACAGTTAACGTATGACCGCGGGGTTCCTGTTGTGAGAAATGCGTGTATTTTATACATGGAACAGAAGACGTCGTCGTAGGCGAGAGACATAAAGTTGGCCAGTGACCTACCAGTGTTCACCGAATGACGTGTGGAATATTAAATCCTAGGACGAtagcaaaatagaaaaaatggaaaacaGAGCTTTAGGGAGAATCGGGACTTTTTTCTCTTCACGTTttaaatgtatgtacacattATACTGATATACAAGTATtacttctctatttttttagtGTTCGCGAATCGTGTGCGTCTTGTCCGGTATACTTGTTTCTGAGATGTCGAAGGGAATTGCCTTTGTGTCGCGGAAATGTGTGTAAGATAATTGCCGATTATTCTATTGTAACGTTATTCCAAACGATCTTCTGGATGTACGTGCGAGCAGTAAGAAAGCGtctatatttctaaatatacgTTGTTGaaatcgtaattaatttaaaggaaTGAAGAAGTATCATTACTTTAAGTAGGATCCACAACGCGTctttatagaataataaaagattattgtatataccccgctttttttgttttcccttCTTCCTCTAACGCAATGAGGAGGGGGTGTAGCCTACTTCTTTTTCTCATTCTATTAACATTGCTTGTATcccataaatatataatttaatgttacatatccgaaattgtaattatagGTCTATTCAGTTCGAGCCgcactttctttcttttgaaagaaaatcgatATAGATTTGGAAGATAGAAACGAGAGAAGCAAATTGCAAAGAAAGTGCGACTAAAAAAGTAAACAAccttatagatatttattgtcACTATCGATTGTGGCAATAACTATCGATTACCGCTGTACAATAATGTTAAATCGCATTGTTCTCCGtgtcatatttttaacaatagtcAATTATAATCAACATGTTaacaaaagttaattaattattttaataatataagaactatttttcattaagaaacataacttaaattattatcaaaatattatatattattatatatatatattattttatgtatattatattatatattataattattattatttcaattatattattattatttgtatattgcacacaaacaaattataaattatgtatatatacctcttccaaaaaattgaattacatCATTAACGAAAGCAGATCGTCGTGTCTTGTTATTTCCGTACAGCGAATGCTATTGATTAAATAAGTAAGTTAGAAAATTTAAGCAAAGAAAGACATAATCCATTACTTTATAccgtagaaaaattattttattatagaaaaatattaaatatgttaagtCTTCTCTTaattatacttacaattagaaaaataattatttctccttctctgcctctctctctctctcttctttctgaaatttaaaattctatacTATGGAAGCAACTTCATTTCTATACTGCACCAATAAATcgaaacaaaatgtaattaacatgaaaaatatctttgacATTTCGttgttctaaaatattttatatttaatgccTGAATTTTTCGAGCGGTTcgatttatatttcgaaataaatcttattttatataatcgtgATAAACGATTATAATCTACTGGTCACTCGTAATGACGGATAATGAGACAATAGCCGGCACAGAGGAcgaatttgaaaatgtaagattaaaaaagatattgaccCACAATTTTCTAGCactcattttcttttttcctttcttctctctctctctctctctgcttaatctttttaatataaaaaataaaaatgtaatataatacaaccCAGGTTTATCTCAAGGTTATTTTATTGCAGCATGCTGGTGTGGCATATCCGCATTTGCAAGAACTCGAAAAAAGGTTTTTCGAAGT is a window of Temnothorax longispinosus isolate EJ_2023e chromosome 1, Tlon_JGU_v1, whole genome shotgun sequence DNA encoding:
- the Hh gene encoding sonic hedgehog protein → MVHHHHRRRGLQATHHCAIGSRVGTRASLFQVLMLILSFWLPVLDNGGLALACGPGRGAGRRPNLRKLTPLVFKQHVPNVSEFSLPASGLREGEVRRNDAKFRDLVPNYNTDIIFKDEEGTGADRLMTQRCKEKLNTLAISVMNQWPGVKLRVTEAWDEEGTHAVDSLHFEGRAVDITTSDRDLSKYGMLARLAVEAGFDWVYYESRSHIHCSVKSESSSAGKSSGCFPGRSLVRTEDGSTKRLDEVHLGERIAALDSRGDVVYSEVIAFLDRSPSERRQFIRLTTKSGRVLTLTPAHLVPVEGRSSVFAFSVQPGDRILVSDTDATSAANEVDSRLRWDSVVETKLVLEEGVYAPLTMEGTLLVDDVVASCYAVVNSQSVAHYSFLPLRIWHSITSFFRQRLGDPQHLVERHNNASRTEPTTGGEQEGVHWYASMLYSFASYVLPSKMLYN